The following are from one region of the Nostoc cf. commune SO-36 genome:
- a CDS encoding peptidylprolyl isomerase, with product MNFPEINIPGDGKLHARLITSLGEIVVRLEEERTPNTVKNFVGLATGTIDWKDPKTGESGKGTPAYDGVRFHRVIPDFMIQCGDPLSRYLDTANRWGTGGPGYQFEDEFHPELRHTGAGILSMANAGRGTNGSQWFITEAPTPHLDNKHSVFGEVVQGLDIVNKIANVPTTRDRPNQEVVLQKVEIFRQ from the coding sequence ATGAATTTTCCAGAAATTAATATTCCCGGTGATGGCAAGCTGCACGCTCGTCTAATTACTTCCTTGGGTGAAATTGTAGTTCGTTTAGAGGAAGAACGAACCCCCAACACCGTCAAAAATTTTGTCGGTTTAGCAACCGGAACAATCGACTGGAAAGACCCTAAAACTGGTGAATCCGGTAAGGGGACTCCAGCTTACGATGGCGTTCGCTTTCACCGAGTCATCCCTGATTTTATGATTCAGTGTGGCGATCCTCTGAGTCGTTATCTAGATACAGCCAACCGATGGGGTACTGGTGGCCCAGGATATCAATTTGAAGATGAGTTTCATCCAGAATTGAGACACACTGGTGCAGGTATCTTGTCAATGGCTAATGCCGGACGCGGTACTAATGGTTCGCAATGGTTCATTACAGAAGCACCAACGCCTCACCTTGACAACAAACACAGTGTTTTTGGTGAAGTTGTCCAAGGTCTAGATATAGTCAACAAGATCGCGAATGTGCCTACAACTAGAGATCGTCCGAATCAAGAAGTGGTGTTACAAAAAGTAGAAATTTTTCGGCAGTAA
- a CDS encoding sister chromatid cohesion protein PDS5, whose translation MLITPRHTNKLSLFFLFCFTLLLIFFLSLPWVKAEEKPKLEVWQINGIVAALTDLIPEVRAKATENLKEYQLDNPKTQIKNYDELVKQFAKQLQDKDSAVSRNAAAQALGQMQAKEVAPQVAKLLTDSNSSVRNAAAQALGQMQAKGVVPQVAKLLTDSDSNVRNAAAQALGQMQAKGVVPQVAKLLTDSDSNVRNAAAQALGQMQAKELAPQVAKLLTDSDWNARYAAAEALGQMQAKEVVPQVAKLLTDSDSDVRRATAEALKQMQAKEVVPQVAKLLTDSNSSVRYAAAEALGQMQAKEVAPQVAKLLTDSNRSVRYAASQALGQMQAKGVVPQVAKLLTDSNWNVRRAAAQALGQMQAKEVAPQVAKLLTDSNNNVRYAASQALGQMQAKEVAPQVAKLLTDSDSDVRNAAAEALGQMQAKELTPQVAKLLTDSDWNARNAAAEALGQMQAKELAPQVAKLLTDSDSNVRNAAAQALIKLGQQDLPVVVQVLDSVHYYPSEISQLRFLAHFLAGGKPEVETLMQWVGKPKMRPEKPNYDQGVNTMQVFEKAWKHCDSLPELQRELAQKIAVVADMVSWKATNINLLQSHHKNLNEGKYKESDTVQRVINNVEYWQWFLKARITILSHAAFWLALIFAYPKFPQIQAIFFWNPWVRRILGVGYVGFLLTWFPPFRRKLFEPFKPSLLADAGLDNFYDQSYFPESKVKVPTSGDIQPITAALPSIQGQIILEGDSGLGKSMFLRHLLQNSQRIVVYLPAQKCHKGVIEAIQDKLHGQAQDAGFLKNLIYSGAIDICIDGLNEVTAETRAKICQFVESYFRGNIIMTTQPLEWTPPSTAKTYYLQPLEEEQIQEFLISRQPRLPNDAQLQGADYEKACTNYLTEVLNHQQAQEELNAVRRILSNPMDLTVVSLMLSQGKHPNLFRLQEQQYNLMATEYLKEWNQEFPLKKFSAAVYEMRLQDKRALPADEFYQVAMSLEDEKYKMVVSRQWQDEKGEAKKEWYFRHDKIMDFFLVQNFLGESNAAEGLLVDRMGDPRFRGVYFLLATLLEIDAAKELREELIQYAADTKDNTVSNTFVQLLRTR comes from the coding sequence ATGCTCATAACTCCCCGCCACACTAACAAGCTTTCCCTCTTTTTCCTTTTCTGTTTTACCCTACTCCTGATTTTCTTCCTCTCTCTACCTTGGGTAAAGGCTGAAGAAAAACCTAAGCTGGAAGTATGGCAAATTAACGGTATCGTAGCAGCCCTAACAGACCTAATACCTGAAGTCAGGGCTAAAGCAACAGAAAACTTAAAGGAATATCAGCTAGATAACCCTAAAACGCAGATAAAAAACTATGATGAGCTTGTAAAACAGTTTGCTAAACAGTTGCAGGATAAAGATTCAGCAGTTTCCCGTAATGCAGCAGCACAAGCACTAGGGCAGATGCAAGCCAAGGAAGTAGCTCCACAAGTTGCGAAACTGCTCACAGATTCTAACAGTAGTGTCCGTAATGCAGCAGCACAGGCACTAGGGCAGATGCAAGCCAAGGGAGTAGTTCCACAAGTTGCAAAACTGCTCACAGATTCTGACAGTAATGTCCGTAATGCAGCAGCACAGGCACTAGGGCAGATGCAAGCCAAGGGAGTAGTTCCACAAGTTGCAAAACTGCTCACAGATTCTGACAGTAATGTCCGTAATGCAGCAGCACAGGCACTAGGGCAGATGCAAGCCAAGGAACTAGCTCCACAAGTTGCGAAACTGCTCACAGATTCTGACTGGAATGCCCGTTATGCAGCAGCAGAGGCACTAGGGCAGATGCAAGCCAAGGAAGTAGTTCCACAAGTTGCGAAACTGCTCACAGATTCTGACTCTGATGTCCGTAGAGCAACAGCAGAGGCACTAAAGCAGATGCAAGCCAAGGAAGTAGTTCCACAAGTCGCGAAACTGCTCACAGATTCTAACAGTAGTGTCCGTTATGCAGCAGCAGAGGCACTAGGGCAGATGCAAGCCAAGGAAGTAGCTCCACAAGTTGCGAAACTGCTCACAGATTCTAACAGGAGTGTCCGTTATGCAGCATCACAGGCACTAGGGCAGATGCAAGCCAAGGGAGTAGTTCCACAAGTTGCGAAACTGCTCACAGATTCTAACTGGAATGTCCGTAGAGCAGCAGCACAGGCACTAGGGCAGATGCAAGCCAAGGAAGTAGCTCCACAAGTTGCGAAACTGCTCACAGATTCTAACAATAATGTCCGTTATGCAGCATCACAGGCACTAGGGCAGATGCAAGCCAAGGAAGTAGCTCCACAAGTTGCGAAACTGCTCACAGATTCTGACTCTGATGTCCGTAATGCAGCAGCAGAGGCACTAGGGCAGATGCAAGCCAAGGAACTAACTCCACAAGTTGCAAAACTGCTCACAGATTCTGACTGGAATGCCCGTAATGCAGCAGCAGAGGCACTAGGGCAGATGCAAGCCAAGGAACTAGCTCCACAAGTTGCGAAACTGCTCACAGATTCTGACAGTAATGTCCGTAATGCAGCAGCACAGGCACTCATCAAACTAGGGCAACAAGATTTGCCAGTTGTTGTCCAAGTCCTAGATTCAGTTCACTATTATCCCTCTGAGATTAGTCAACTCAGGTTTTTAGCTCATTTTTTGGCAGGTGGTAAACCAGAAGTAGAAACTCTTATGCAATGGGTTGGTAAGCCTAAAATGCGGCCAGAAAAACCGAACTATGACCAGGGAGTGAACACAATGCAAGTTTTCGAGAAAGCCTGGAAACATTGTGATTCTCTGCCAGAACTGCAAAGAGAACTAGCACAAAAGATTGCTGTCGTTGCTGATATGGTTTCTTGGAAAGCAACCAACATTAACTTACTTCAAAGTCACCATAAAAATCTCAATGAAGGCAAGTACAAAGAATCAGATACGGTGCAACGAGTCATCAATAATGTGGAATATTGGCAGTGGTTTCTCAAAGCCAGAATCACTATCCTGTCTCACGCCGCCTTTTGGCTTGCCCTCATCTTCGCCTACCCCAAATTCCCCCAAATCCAAGCCATCTTCTTTTGGAACCCGTGGGTACGCCGGATTCTCGGCGTCGGCTATGTCGGCTTTCTCCTCACCTGGTTCCCCCCCTTCCGGCGCAAATTATTTGAACCCTTCAAACCTTCCCTATTAGCAGATGCCGGCTTAGATAATTTTTATGACCAATCATACTTCCCAGAATCAAAAGTCAAAGTTCCTACTTCAGGAGACATCCAGCCAATTACCGCAGCCTTACCCAGTATTCAAGGACAAATTATCTTAGAAGGAGATTCCGGCTTAGGCAAGTCGATGTTTCTCCGTCATCTGTTGCAAAACTCCCAGCGCATTGTCGTTTATCTCCCCGCCCAGAAATGTCATAAAGGCGTAATTGAAGCCATCCAAGACAAGCTACACGGCCAAGCCCAAGACGCCGGCTTCCTAAAAAACCTGATTTACAGTGGCGCGATAGATATCTGCATCGACGGACTCAACGAAGTCACCGCCGAAACCCGCGCCAAAATCTGCCAGTTTGTCGAAAGCTATTTCCGGGGCAACATTATCATGACAACCCAGCCCCTAGAGTGGACACCCCCCTCAACAGCCAAAACTTATTACTTGCAGCCCCTTGAAGAAGAACAAATTCAAGAGTTTTTGATCTCCCGTCAGCCGCGACTCCCCAACGATGCCCAACTTCAAGGTGCTGATTACGAAAAAGCTTGTACCAATTATTTAACAGAAGTCCTGAATCACCAGCAAGCCCAAGAAGAGTTAAATGCTGTCCGCCGAATTCTTTCCAATCCAATGGATCTAACAGTGGTATCGCTCATGTTATCACAAGGCAAACACCCTAACTTATTTCGCCTGCAAGAACAGCAATACAATTTAATGGCAACAGAATACCTCAAAGAATGGAATCAAGAATTTCCCTTAAAGAAATTTTCAGCCGCCGTCTACGAAATGCGACTCCAAGACAAACGAGCCTTACCCGCAGACGAATTTTATCAAGTTGCCATGTCTTTGGAAGACGAAAAATACAAGATGGTAGTCAGCCGTCAGTGGCAAGATGAAAAAGGCGAAGCTAAGAAAGAATGGTACTTCCGCCACGATAAAATCATGGATTTCTTCTTAGTGCAAAACTTTCTCGGCGAAAGTAATGCCGCCGAAGGACTATTAGTTGATAGAATGGGCGATCCGCGTTTTCGTGGTGTTTATTTCTTGCTAGCAACTCTACTTGAGATAGATGCAGCCAAAGAACTGCGGGAAGAATTGATTCAATACGCCGCCGACACCAAAGACAATACCGTGAGTAATACCTTCGTGCAGTTGTTGCGAACTAGGTAA
- a CDS encoding ATP-dependent helicase: MSDSKFTAPVAQELLHSELLERSPTLSLREKILAIRNSLRPGQQQMADWQSGPLAISAVPGAGKSTGMAAAAAIAIARQYERSSFRRQLVVVTFTRSAAANIKAKIRKDLKKLSLPQTGFFVYTLHGLALNIAGRHPDLSGLQLENVTLITPTQSHRFIRNAVEQWIVNNPDIYLRLLEGHQFDGEETERLRRQSVLRTEVLPELANTVIHEAKSSGISPQLLREWSKETTDEYAILSIAAGLYEQYQNLMRSRDFIDYDDMILAALRVLENDSARRIEQNQVFAVFEDEAQDSSPLQTQLLEILASDGGEEAGGRERIITPQSSVISHQSTLNLVRVGDPNQAINSTFTPADPIYFRQFCEECDRIERLATMDQAGRSTRIIIEAANFALKWINSQWLATTNNKQQIPDNRQVPFRLQTIRPVEVGDPQPNANPAPVGRGLELYTPRDIHHTVELLSQRVIELFGEDPTQNSAAILVRENRQGRWLAEALTPLCKEHKIILYDVGERDRRSHVPQEILALLQFCDRPHSPDYIKAALEALVQRQLIPTQDLNILASLPEEFLYPGPLAAPQPETVQKAARLCRSLLRARLELPLYQLISFLALTLNYDQAELATADKLAERVNQQIAGNSSMGGMLSALSEIVSSERFEPVETEDSEERYTRRGQLTIITMHKAKGLDWDYVFLPFLHENLIPGRFWVPPQSQFLGDFTLSEVARAQIRATLHEESIIPDVSQAWEVAKNLKTSEEYRLLYVAMTRAKLLLWMSAAQKAPFTWSKPDNLQEQAPCPVFPALKRQFPEYVVNSTLFKMSN; the protein is encoded by the coding sequence CTGACTGGCAATCTGGCCCTTTGGCTATTTCTGCCGTTCCTGGTGCAGGCAAATCTACGGGGATGGCGGCGGCGGCAGCGATCGCGATCGCCCGTCAGTATGAGCGTTCATCCTTTCGCCGTCAGCTGGTAGTCGTTACTTTTACTCGCTCTGCTGCTGCCAATATTAAAGCGAAGATCCGCAAAGATTTAAAGAAATTGTCTCTACCTCAGACCGGCTTTTTTGTCTATACTCTACATGGTTTAGCGTTGAATATTGCCGGCCGCCATCCTGATTTATCAGGTTTGCAATTAGAAAATGTCACCTTAATTACACCAACCCAAAGTCACCGTTTTATTAGAAATGCTGTAGAACAATGGATTGTAAATAATCCAGATATATATTTGCGGTTATTAGAAGGTCATCAATTTGACGGAGAAGAGACAGAAAGGTTGCGTCGCCAATCGGTACTGCGAACAGAAGTATTGCCGGAATTGGCAAATACAGTAATTCATGAAGCAAAAAGTTCTGGGATATCGCCACAATTGTTGCGGGAGTGGAGTAAAGAAACCACAGACGAATACGCAATTTTGAGCATAGCGGCGGGATTGTATGAGCAATATCAAAACTTAATGCGATCGCGTGACTTCATTGATTACGACGATATGATTTTAGCCGCACTGCGCGTTTTAGAAAATGACAGTGCCCGTCGGATTGAGCAAAATCAAGTATTCGCCGTCTTTGAAGACGAAGCCCAAGATTCTAGCCCCCTACAGACGCAGTTGTTAGAAATTTTAGCGAGTGATGGGGGAGAAGAGGCAGGGGGCAGGGAGAGAATAATAACTCCTCAATCATCAGTCATCAGTCATCAGTCAACACTCAACTTGGTACGAGTTGGCGACCCTAATCAGGCGATTAACTCTACCTTTACCCCAGCCGATCCGATTTATTTTCGGCAATTTTGCGAAGAGTGCGATCGCATCGAACGATTGGCAACGATGGATCAAGCTGGTCGCAGTACTAGAATTATCATTGAAGCTGCTAACTTTGCCCTCAAATGGATCAATAGTCAGTGGTTAGCAACAACCAATAACAAACAACAAATTCCTGACAACCGACAAGTACCATTTCGCTTACAGACAATTCGCCCTGTGGAAGTTGGCGATCCTCAACCTAACGCCAACCCCGCACCAGTCGGACGAGGACTAGAACTTTATACCCCGCGTGATATTCATCACACCGTTGAATTATTATCTCAAAGGGTGATTGAGTTATTTGGCGAAGACCCAACACAAAATAGTGCAGCGATTTTAGTCCGAGAAAATCGCCAAGGACGATGGTTAGCGGAGGCTCTGACACCTTTGTGCAAAGAGCATAAAATTATACTCTACGATGTGGGAGAACGCGATCGCCGTTCCCATGTCCCTCAAGAAATTTTGGCATTATTGCAATTTTGCGATCGCCCCCACTCTCCCGATTACATCAAAGCCGCCCTAGAAGCATTAGTACAGCGCCAATTAATTCCTACTCAAGACCTCAACATCCTTGCTAGTTTACCAGAAGAGTTTTTGTATCCTGGCCCCCTAGCAGCACCCCAGCCAGAAACAGTACAAAAAGCCGCGCGATTATGTCGTAGTTTACTTCGCGCTCGCTTGGAATTGCCCTTATACCAGCTAATTTCCTTTCTCGCCCTGACCTTAAATTACGACCAAGCAGAATTAGCAACTGCTGACAAACTCGCAGAACGGGTAAACCAGCAGATAGCTGGCAATAGTTCGATGGGGGGAATGCTTTCAGCTTTAAGTGAAATCGTCAGTTCTGAACGATTTGAACCAGTGGAAACCGAGGATTCAGAAGAACGTTACACTCGTCGCGGTCAACTGACAATTATTACCATGCACAAAGCCAAAGGGCTAGATTGGGACTATGTATTTCTTCCCTTTCTCCACGAAAACTTGATTCCTGGTAGATTTTGGGTTCCTCCCCAAAGCCAATTCTTAGGCGACTTTACTTTATCAGAAGTAGCCCGCGCCCAAATTCGCGCTACCCTCCACGAAGAATCTATCATCCCGGATGTTAGTCAGGCATGGGAGGTGGCAAAGAATTTGAAAACATCTGAAGAGTATCGTTTGCTCTATGTTGCTATGACACGAGCAAAGCTTTTGTTGTGGATGTCTGCGGCACAGAAAGCCCCCTTTACTTGGAGTAAGCCAGACAATTTACAAGAACAAGCGCCTTGTCCAGTTTTTCCAGCATTAAAACGCCAGTTTCCTGAATATGTGGTGAATTCGACTTTATTTAAAATGAGCAACTAA
- the rpmI gene encoding 50S ribosomal protein L35 yields the protein MPKLKTRKAAAKRFRATGTGKIVRRKAFKSHLLEHKSSDKKRSMRQSALVHERDELNVRLMLPYL from the coding sequence ATGCCTAAACTAAAGACTCGTAAAGCCGCGGCAAAGCGATTCCGTGCTACCGGTACCGGCAAAATCGTCCGTCGGAAAGCGTTCAAAAGCCACCTTTTAGAACACAAATCTTCTGACAAAAAGCGTAGCATGCGTCAGAGTGCGCTTGTACATGAACGCGATGAACTTAACGTGCGCTTGATGCTCCCATATTTGTAA
- a CDS encoding efflux RND transporter periplasmic adaptor subunit, whose product MNKAKADVRSSAAKVQQLQTQLGQTVVRAPVSGTIAEKLARVGDVTGVPSQTQMGTVIGGTQKLFSIIRDDKLELQTKVPEIQLNQVKIGASVQITSDVDRHVRSPGRVKDIQPQVNDPRREATVKIDLPPTTLLKPGMFASAAITTNSEMRMVVPQKAVQSQADASVIVFTLSAENTVRSQKVELGDPGNGDTVEINSGLQLGDRVVVDGAGYLKDGDKVRVAVLGTDKRSRHQ is encoded by the coding sequence ATCAATAAAGCCAAAGCTGATGTCCGCAGTAGTGCTGCAAAGGTGCAACAACTGCAAACTCAGTTGGGACAAACTGTAGTGCGTGCCCCTGTTTCTGGAACGATCGCAGAAAAATTGGCTAGAGTCGGTGATGTCACTGGTGTGCCGTCGCAAACCCAGATGGGTACTGTAATTGGTGGCACACAAAAGCTATTTTCGATTATCCGAGATGACAAACTCGAACTTCAGACGAAGGTTCCCGAAATTCAACTCAATCAAGTGAAAATTGGTGCATCTGTGCAAATTACATCAGATGTCGATCGCCATGTGCGATCGCCAGGACGAGTCAAAGATATACAACCACAAGTCAACGATCCAAGGCGTGAGGCTACAGTCAAAATTGACTTACCGCCAACAACTTTACTAAAACCAGGGATGTTTGCTAGTGCTGCAATTACTACTAACTCAGAGATGAGGATGGTAGTGCCACAAAAAGCAGTGCAATCCCAAGCAGATGCAAGTGTAATTGTATTCACCTTATCGGCTGAAAATACAGTCCGTAGTCAAAAAGTAGAGTTAGGAGATCCTGGTAATGGCGACACGGTGGAAATCAACAGTGGGTTACAGTTAGGCGATCGCGTCGTCGTTGATGGTGCAGGATATCTCAAAGATGGCGACAAAGTACGAGTTGCAGTTTTGGGTACAGATAAGCGATCGCGCCACCAATGA
- a CDS encoding HlyD family secretion protein, producing MSDESFSEIEVEEAITSEDRSFLSKSDQKPSRVWLKPLFLGAGLGIAIALGGMGVLSRFTSRQQSAVADKKVNPAMTVTIATVETARVVRTLKTTGTVAARDLIPVLPQTNGLQIKSIPENVKEGAFVKKGQVLAVLDGSILQNQISQAKADVESKQADVESKEADLASRQADLASNKAIVQQKKADLAQVKARLEEAAKNYQRYQQLADSRTISKQELDSRSYAVKTAIEVVNLSQENVRSAQAILLTPKPILLMPKRSSIKPKLMSAVVLQRCNNCKLSWDKL from the coding sequence TTGAGCGATGAAAGTTTTTCAGAAATCGAGGTGGAAGAAGCTATAACCTCTGAAGATAGGAGTTTTTTGAGCAAATCAGATCAAAAACCAAGCAGGGTATGGTTGAAGCCATTATTCTTGGGCGCTGGCTTAGGAATTGCGATCGCTCTTGGTGGTATGGGTGTATTAAGTCGTTTCACATCCCGTCAACAAAGCGCGGTAGCGGATAAAAAAGTTAACCCAGCAATGACAGTCACTATCGCCACAGTAGAAACTGCCCGTGTTGTCCGTACTCTTAAAACTACTGGGACAGTAGCAGCGCGTGATTTAATTCCGGTGTTACCACAGACAAACGGCTTACAAATCAAAAGTATCCCCGAAAATGTGAAAGAAGGAGCTTTTGTCAAAAAAGGTCAAGTGTTGGCGGTGTTAGATGGTTCCATACTGCAAAACCAAATTAGCCAAGCAAAGGCAGATGTGGAATCTAAACAGGCAGATGTGGAATCCAAAGAAGCAGATTTGGCATCAAGGCAGGCGGATTTAGCATCAAATAAAGCAATAGTTCAGCAAAAAAAAGCAGATTTAGCTCAAGTTAAAGCAAGGCTAGAAGAAGCAGCCAAAAATTATCAGCGTTATCAACAACTCGCCGACTCTAGAACTATTAGTAAGCAAGAACTCGATAGTCGTTCTTATGCTGTGAAAACTGCCATCGAAGTTGTCAACCTATCCCAAGAAAATGTGCGTAGTGCCCAGGCCATATTGTTAACGCCCAAGCCAATATTGTTAATGCCCAAGCGATCATCAATAAAGCCAAAGCTGATGTCCGCAGTAGTGCTGCAAAGGTGCAACAACTGCAAACTCAGTTGGGACAAACTGTAG
- a CDS encoding tetratricopeptide repeat protein: MDNNLAVVYLSILVGVLTIAAVAVFRQIFKTRKVESSFAKLRKKLEKEKGTTQEYYELGSIYSDKKLYSQAIVLFQKALKTAEEEGEENIAPIYNGLGYIYFTQEQYDLAIRQYKEALKSKPDYVTGLNNLGHAYEKKKLTAQALQSYEEALKLAPNNPIAKRRAESLRRLVSA; encoded by the coding sequence ATGGATAATAATCTAGCCGTTGTTTATCTCTCAATATTGGTGGGTGTACTCACAATTGCAGCCGTGGCTGTGTTTCGCCAGATTTTCAAAACTCGCAAGGTTGAAAGCTCTTTTGCAAAGTTGCGAAAGAAGTTAGAGAAAGAAAAGGGTACAACTCAAGAATATTATGAGTTAGGCAGTATTTATTCAGATAAAAAACTGTATTCCCAAGCGATTGTGCTATTTCAAAAAGCTCTCAAAACTGCCGAAGAAGAGGGAGAAGAAAATATCGCCCCCATTTACAACGGGTTAGGCTATATTTATTTTACCCAAGAGCAATATGACTTAGCAATTCGTCAGTACAAAGAAGCTCTCAAATCTAAACCAGACTACGTGACAGGATTAAATAATCTTGGTCATGCCTACGAAAAGAAAAAATTAACTGCTCAGGCGTTACAAAGTTACGAAGAAGCACTCAAATTAGCTCCAAATAACCCTATTGCTAAACGTCGTGCTGAATCTTTACGTCGGTTGGTTTCGGCATAA
- a CDS encoding primary-amine oxidase, with protein MIKRLKRFLWLSIPLIFVISISLGLMEKLTAQQPSISHPLSSLTEAEINTAVSAIKSEKTLSEMAAFPLIALQEPDKEEVLKFTPGKAFQRKAFLVIYERSLNKTYEGIVDLRSKTLSSWKEIPSVQPALVSSEYELATQVVKADSRWQKAMQRRGITDFDQVKISWWAPGILSQKEEATGNRLCRGLFYYKGKGWNYYGSPIEGVVATVNLNTGKVASLVDSKNVPFSKENWNYDVKSLDKLLSPLKVLKIFQPNGQSFQIQDNEISWQGWKFRYSMHPRNGLMLYQVAYNDGENIRPVLYRASLSEMVVPYGDPEPNWSFRNAFDVGEYNLGVLANTMELGKEIPENGVLLNAVFANEQGEPYKIPGVIGIYERDRGMLWKHYEYNTQRNDVRRSRELVMKMTVAIDNYDYSINWIFHQDGTLEVQNELTGIVLAQGTAAQKQSEDDSYGRLIAKNIFGVNHQHFFNYRLDLDVDGQANSVMEMNVKALPMDEKNPLGNAIAVTETPLAKETVAVRDLDMKSSRQWMIVNADKKNALGAAPGYMLMSGGNSMFFPVEGSKIRQRAEFATHHLWVTKYKPAELYAGGDYPNQTQPGQGLPKYIADDESLLGEDIILWYTMGVTHIPRSGGLAGDACSQSGFQLIPRGFFSRNPAINLPE; from the coding sequence ATGATTAAGCGGCTGAAGCGTTTTTTATGGTTATCTATTCCTCTTATTTTCGTCATTTCTATCTCACTCGGATTAATGGAAAAATTGACGGCTCAACAGCCTTCAATTTCCCACCCTCTCAGTTCGCTAACTGAGGCAGAAATTAATACAGCTGTTTCAGCGATCAAAAGTGAGAAAACTTTGAGCGAAATGGCAGCTTTTCCACTGATTGCTTTACAAGAACCAGATAAAGAAGAAGTTTTGAAATTTACACCGGGTAAAGCTTTTCAACGAAAAGCTTTTTTGGTAATCTATGAGCGATCGCTCAATAAAACCTATGAAGGTATCGTTGATCTCAGAAGCAAAACCTTAAGTTCTTGGAAAGAAATACCGTCAGTTCAACCTGCGCTGGTCAGCTCAGAATATGAATTAGCAACTCAAGTGGTTAAAGCCGATTCCCGATGGCAGAAAGCGATGCAAAGGCGGGGAATTACTGATTTTGATCAAGTCAAAATTAGTTGGTGGGCGCCAGGAATCTTGAGCCAGAAGGAAGAAGCAACAGGTAATCGTCTTTGTCGCGGCTTATTTTACTACAAAGGCAAAGGCTGGAACTATTACGGTAGTCCGATTGAAGGAGTGGTAGCAACAGTCAATTTGAATACGGGTAAAGTTGCTAGCTTGGTTGATAGCAAAAACGTACCTTTCTCTAAAGAAAATTGGAACTACGATGTCAAATCCTTGGACAAATTACTTTCACCACTTAAAGTATTAAAGATTTTCCAACCTAATGGTCAAAGTTTCCAGATTCAAGACAATGAAATTAGCTGGCAAGGTTGGAAGTTTCGCTATTCAATGCATCCTCGTAATGGATTAATGCTGTACCAAGTAGCGTACAATGATGGGGAAAATATTCGACCAGTTTTATACCGCGCTAGCCTCTCAGAAATGGTAGTACCTTATGGCGATCCTGAGCCTAATTGGTCATTTAGGAATGCCTTTGATGTTGGCGAATATAACCTTGGTGTATTAGCAAATACGATGGAATTAGGTAAGGAAATTCCCGAAAATGGCGTGTTGCTAAATGCTGTGTTTGCTAATGAGCAGGGAGAACCTTATAAAATACCAGGGGTTATCGGTATCTACGAGCGCGATCGCGGAATGCTGTGGAAACACTATGAATATAATACTCAGCGTAATGATGTCCGTCGCAGTCGAGAATTAGTCATGAAGATGACTGTGGCTATTGACAACTATGATTACAGCATCAATTGGATCTTTCACCAGGATGGGACTTTGGAAGTCCAAAATGAGTTAACGGGTATCGTATTGGCGCAGGGAACGGCTGCCCAAAAGCAATCTGAGGATGATTCTTATGGTCGGTTAATTGCTAAGAATATTTTCGGAGTAAATCACCAGCATTTTTTCAACTATCGCTTAGATTTAGATGTCGATGGTCAGGCTAATTCTGTGATGGAAATGAATGTGAAAGCTTTGCCGATGGATGAGAAAAATCCTTTAGGAAATGCGATCGCAGTTACAGAAACCCCACTAGCAAAAGAAACGGTTGCTGTGCGCGATTTGGATATGAAAAGCAGTCGGCAATGGATGATTGTTAATGCAGATAAAAAGAATGCTCTGGGTGCTGCGCCTGGATATATGCTGATGTCTGGAGGAAACTCCATGTTTTTCCCTGTAGAAGGGTCAAAAATCCGCCAAAGGGCAGAATTTGCGACTCATCACCTTTGGGTAACAAAATATAAACCTGCTGAACTCTATGCTGGCGGCGATTATCCCAACCAAACTCAACCCGGACAAGGTTTACCAAAATATATTGCAGATGATGAGTCTTTGCTGGGTGAAGATATCATACTGTGGTACACAATGGGCGTAACTCATATTCCGCGATCGGGAGGATTGGCCGGTGATGCCTGTTCACAGAGTGGATTTCAGCTAATTCCTAGAGGATTCTTTAGCCGTAATCCAGCGATAAATTTGCCAGAGTAA